In the genome of Rhodoferax fermentans, one region contains:
- a CDS encoding plasmid replication/partition related protein, protein MNIIVNEELKAYIDPLTPEEYTSLERSILAEGCRDALVLWGEVLVDGHNRYAICQAHGLPFQTIQNTLFKSMEDVHLWMIDQHLGRRSVSDFQRGVLALRKREIIAERRARTQAPAPATADADDTSSPPWDDTGSAPELATVPPLASRDDIAKAARLSSNQVVLIEKIRNQATPEVVAALKSGAISLNAAAAVASLPAQEQVAAAVGGADELKQAAKRVREAKRPPRAVSADATDQSEGTAHDAIPGDDVPALKKRIAQLEKENDALRKQVLNLLEKSSRSA, encoded by the coding sequence ATGAACATCATCGTCAACGAAGAACTCAAAGCCTATATCGACCCCTTGACCCCGGAGGAATACACCTCGCTGGAGCGCAGCATTCTGGCCGAAGGCTGCCGGGATGCCCTGGTGCTGTGGGGTGAGGTGCTGGTGGACGGCCACAACCGCTATGCCATCTGCCAGGCGCATGGCCTGCCGTTTCAGACCATCCAAAACACACTGTTCAAAAGCATGGAAGACGTCCATCTTTGGATGATTGACCAGCATCTGGGGCGGCGCAGTGTGTCTGACTTCCAGCGTGGTGTTCTGGCACTGCGCAAACGCGAGATCATTGCGGAGCGACGTGCACGCACCCAAGCCCCCGCACCAGCAACGGCTGATGCGGATGACACCAGCAGCCCACCTTGGGATGACACAGGATCTGCACCGGAGCTCGCAACGGTGCCACCCCTGGCCAGCCGGGACGACATCGCCAAAGCGGCGCGCCTGAGCAGCAACCAGGTGGTATTGATCGAAAAAATCCGCAACCAAGCCACACCTGAGGTGGTGGCAGCACTGAAATCCGGCGCCATCTCCCTCAATGCGGCGGCTGCCGTGGCTAGTTTGCCTGCGCAAGAACAGGTAGCGGCAGCGGTTGGCGGTGCCGATGAACTCAAACAGGCCGCCAAACGCGTGCGCGAAGCCAAGCGCCCACCACGCGCGGTTTCTGCCGATGCAACGGATCAGTCAGAGGGAACAGCACATGACGCAATCCCAGGCGACGACGTGCCAGCGCTAAAAAAGCGCATCGCCCAGTTGGAGAAAGAAAACGATGCCTTGCGCAAGCAGGTGCTGAACCTGCTGGAAAAAAGCAGTCGCAGCGCTTGA
- a CDS encoding LD-carboxypeptidase: MKKHIYIYSPSGAVRDKAAFKRGIKRLQSLGHEVEVDESALASHQRFAGDDATRLAAIHRAADSGADVALMSRGGYGLTRLLPDIRYKKIAKAIDKGMQFVGISDFTAFQSAVLAKTGAVTWAGPALGEGFGAQDGPDDIMEACFDDLLCGQGEGTGWRQLRQEPQSDAEMVAISPDSKRAGGTFDIEEGILWGGNLTMLASLLGTPYFPKVKGGILFLEDVAEHPYRIERLLAQLLYAGVLKRQKAILLGQFTDFKLTSHDRGFKLASVVQWLSQQVSCPILTNLPYGHVQTKVLLPVGAKADLSADGRDVLLVWGHV, encoded by the coding sequence ATGAAAAAACACATCTATATTTACTCTCCCTCTGGCGCTGTGCGCGACAAGGCGGCCTTCAAACGCGGCATCAAGCGGCTGCAAAGCCTGGGCCACGAGGTGGAGGTGGATGAGTCCGCCCTGGCCAGCCACCAGCGTTTTGCGGGCGACGATGCCACCCGCCTGGCCGCCATCCACCGTGCCGCAGACAGCGGTGCCGACGTGGCGCTGATGTCTCGTGGTGGTTACGGCTTGACGCGCCTGCTGCCCGATATCCGCTACAAAAAGATTGCCAAAGCCATCGACAAAGGCATGCAGTTTGTCGGCATCAGCGACTTCACCGCGTTTCAGAGCGCGGTGCTGGCCAAAACCGGCGCTGTCACCTGGGCCGGCCCGGCACTCGGTGAGGGTTTCGGCGCGCAGGACGGGCCAGACGACATCATGGAAGCCTGTTTTGACGACCTGTTGTGTGGCCAAGGGGAGGGCACCGGCTGGCGTCAGCTGCGTCAAGAGCCTCAGTCTGATGCAGAAATGGTAGCTATCAGCCCTGATTCCAAAAGGGCTGGAGGCACATTTGACATAGAAGAAGGTATATTGTGGGGTGGCAATCTGACGATGCTGGCATCCTTGCTGGGCACGCCTTATTTTCCCAAGGTCAAAGGCGGCATCCTGTTTCTGGAGGATGTGGCCGAGCACCCCTACCGCATAGAACGCCTGTTGGCCCAACTGCTGTATGCGGGTGTGTTGAAGCGCCAAAAAGCCATTCTGCTCGGCCAGTTCACCGATTTCAAGCTCACCTCACATGACCGGGGTTTCAAGCTCGCCAGTGTGGTGCAGTGGCTGTCGCAGCAGGTGAGTTGCCCGATCCTGACCAACTTGCCGTATGGGCATGTCCAGACCAAGGTGCTGTTGCCGGTGGGCGCCAAAGCCGATCTGAGTGCCGATGGGCGTGATGTGCTGCTGGTGTGGGGCCATGTTTGA
- a CDS encoding VC1465 family Xer recombination activation factor, with amino-acid sequence MRATLGERFKILLLDAGLTPEDAGKILHVTPRAIRYWISGKVLVPYAAYKLIRIMRLFELPCDGWDGWHMHSGRLWSPEGFSFQPHDANWWHLLVRRADGFGRQYTRAQQLNIALQRLQGPADVSGTPSGVALASPGGGAATSPTAVGGRAA; translated from the coding sequence ATGCGCGCCACGCTGGGGGAACGCTTCAAAATCCTGCTGCTCGATGCGGGTCTAACCCCCGAAGACGCCGGGAAAATCCTTCACGTCACACCCCGGGCCATCAGGTACTGGATTTCCGGCAAGGTGCTGGTGCCGTATGCGGCTTACAAGCTCATCCGCATCATGCGGCTTTTTGAGCTGCCGTGTGATGGCTGGGACGGCTGGCACATGCACTCCGGTCGGCTGTGGTCACCTGAGGGGTTCAGCTTCCAACCCCACGATGCCAACTGGTGGCATCTGCTGGTGCGTCGGGCTGATGGCTTTGGTCGTCAGTACACGCGAGCCCAACAACTCAACATTGCTTTGCAGCGGCTCCAGGGGCCGGCTGACGTGTCGGGGACGCCGTCCGGGGTTGCGCTAGCGTCCCCGGGCGGGGGCGCCGCCACGTCACCGACCGCCGTAGGCGGGCGGGCGGCGTAG
- a CDS encoding adenylate/guanylate cyclase domain-containing protein, whose amino-acid sequence MSVQSTVVFADLFGSTGVFEALGNAKATELVTQATAWVAQRCSAQGGRVVKFLGDGVLIIFTDSTKAVLAVMDLQRSYQQLLGRMPPKAYMPLRIGVARGGVEIVDDDCYGDAVNIAARLSELTGPHQIWVNSDAIEDGFDVPDERFRMLGPIHIRGRAESCKVYQVEWQENQGSELLTIAAGEALSSRFAGRDALGAHIELFWLDKKRVFNAFDLPIHIGRTHQVEFVVSDARVSRTHARLDWRNGNVVLVDLSSYGCWIRFAGGGADLLLRREECVLHGRGEVALGTPFSDPSAPVLGFLVI is encoded by the coding sequence ATGAGTGTCCAATCCACCGTCGTTTTTGCTGACCTGTTTGGTAGCACAGGCGTTTTCGAGGCCTTGGGTAACGCCAAGGCCACCGAATTGGTCACCCAGGCCACCGCGTGGGTGGCGCAGCGCTGCAGCGCCCAGGGGGGCAGGGTTGTCAAGTTTCTGGGTGATGGTGTGTTGATCATTTTCACCGACAGCACCAAGGCCGTGCTGGCGGTGATGGACCTGCAGCGCTCCTACCAGCAGTTGCTGGGTCGTATGCCACCCAAAGCCTACATGCCGCTGCGTATTGGTGTGGCCCGTGGTGGTGTGGAAATTGTGGACGACGACTGTTACGGCGACGCTGTCAACATTGCTGCGCGCTTGAGTGAGCTGACCGGTCCTCACCAGATCTGGGTCAACAGTGACGCCATCGAAGACGGTTTTGATGTGCCAGACGAGCGTTTTCGCATGCTCGGGCCCATCCACATCCGTGGTCGGGCCGAGTCCTGCAAGGTGTACCAGGTCGAGTGGCAAGAGAACCAGGGCTCGGAGTTGTTGACCATTGCCGCCGGTGAGGCCTTGTCCAGCCGCTTTGCTGGCCGGGATGCTCTGGGTGCGCACATCGAGTTGTTCTGGCTCGACAAAAAGAGGGTGTTCAACGCCTTTGACCTGCCGATCCACATCGGCCGAACCCACCAGGTCGAGTTTGTCGTGAGTGATGCTCGTGTGTCCCGCACCCATGCACGCCTGGACTGGCGCAATGGCAATGTGGTGCTGGTGGACCTCAGTTCTTACGGCTGCTGGATCCGGTTTGCCGGTGGTGGTGCCGACCTGTTGCTACGCCGCGAGGAGTGCGTCCTGCATGGCCGTGGTGAAGTGGCCTTGGGAACGCCGTTCAGCGACCCCAGCGCGCCGGTGCTTGGTTTTCTGGTGATCTGA
- the tadA gene encoding tRNA adenosine(34) deaminase TadA — MSETADMAWMEAALAQAQAAGAAGEVPVGAVVVRDGHIIGVGRNAPIASHDPTAHAEIAALRAAAQHLGNYRLDDCELFVTLEPCTMCAGAMLHARLKRVVFGAPDPKTGAAGSVSNVFAQPQLNHHTQVQGGVLQEACARLLQDFFKHQRSRQQLQAAQAGRALREDALRTPERCFASLAACPAPSFYLSDLPSLAGLRLHFLDTGAAQASGNQLCLHGVQEWSYAWCSHIQQASAAAQRVICPDLIGFGKSDKPKKKAFHTLGWHAQVLLELIQRLGLTTVQLVVAESALPLAHKLQMMAPQSVAGIVVAQTDALGNEALYAPYPDKGHLAGPQAFSSLKILPSPCGSSPSHSV; from the coding sequence GTGTCTGAGACAGCCGACATGGCCTGGATGGAGGCTGCGCTGGCCCAGGCACAGGCAGCCGGGGCTGCGGGTGAAGTGCCGGTGGGTGCGGTGGTGGTGCGTGACGGCCACATCATCGGTGTGGGGCGCAATGCCCCGATCGCGTCGCACGACCCCACAGCCCATGCCGAGATCGCCGCCCTGCGTGCGGCCGCACAACACCTGGGCAATTACCGACTCGATGACTGTGAGTTATTTGTCACGCTGGAGCCTTGCACCATGTGCGCGGGTGCCATGTTGCACGCCCGCCTCAAGCGGGTGGTGTTTGGTGCCCCCGACCCCAAAACCGGTGCAGCGGGCTCGGTCAGCAATGTGTTCGCGCAGCCACAGCTCAACCACCACACCCAGGTTCAGGGCGGTGTGCTGCAGGAGGCGTGTGCCAGGTTGTTGCAAGATTTTTTCAAACACCAGCGATCCCGTCAGCAATTACAAGCGGCTCAGGCGGGCAGGGCCTTGCGTGAGGATGCCTTGCGCACGCCAGAGCGTTGTTTTGCCTCACTGGCGGCCTGTCCTGCCCCGTCGTTCTATCTCAGCGACCTGCCCAGTCTGGCGGGCTTGCGCTTGCATTTTCTGGACACGGGCGCTGCTCAGGCCAGTGGTAACCAGCTGTGCCTGCACGGGGTGCAGGAATGGAGTTACGCCTGGTGCAGCCACATTCAACAAGCCTCTGCTGCCGCGCAACGTGTCATCTGCCCGGACCTGATTGGTTTTGGCAAGAGTGATAAACCCAAAAAGAAAGCTTTTCACACCCTGGGTTGGCACGCCCAGGTGCTGTTGGAGTTGATCCAACGGCTGGGTCTGACTACCGTGCAGTTGGTGGTGGCCGAGTCGGCCTTGCCGCTGGCGCACAAACTCCAGATGATGGCGCCCCAGAGTGTGGCTGGCATCGTGGTCGCACAAACCGATGCACTCGGAAACGAGGCTTTGTACGCACCTTATCCAGATAAAGGCCATCTCGCCGGTCCACAGGCGTTTTCTTCGCTGAAAATCCTGCCAAGCCCATGTGGGTCGAGCCCAAGCCACTCCGTATGA
- a CDS encoding ankyrin repeat domain-containing protein has product MNTHISNIRNCFRNIFYLIVFIGFSSVQAGSYDDFFTAVRQNDVGTITALLQRGFDPNTVDPKGQPGLILAIQAESLKVAEALIRWPSTKVEVRNAADESPLMLAALAGDVRMCRMLIEKDADVNKTGWTPLHYAATHGHLEVMNLLLEENAYIDAGSPNGSTPLMMAARYGTPEAVKLLLEAGADPSLVNELGLSALDFATQANRTDSAQLLSNFVRRSQSKGTW; this is encoded by the coding sequence ATGAATACCCACATTTCAAACATCAGAAATTGCTTTAGAAACATCTTTTATTTAATTGTTTTTATTGGATTTTCATCAGTTCAAGCTGGTTCTTACGACGACTTTTTTACCGCCGTCAGGCAAAACGACGTGGGGACCATCACGGCCTTGCTGCAAAGAGGGTTCGACCCCAACACAGTAGACCCCAAAGGTCAGCCTGGCCTGATTCTGGCCATCCAGGCGGAGTCATTGAAGGTGGCCGAGGCGCTGATCCGTTGGCCCAGCACCAAGGTCGAAGTGCGCAATGCCGCCGACGAGAGCCCGCTGATGCTCGCAGCCCTGGCAGGCGATGTGCGGATGTGCCGGATGCTGATCGAGAAGGATGCCGACGTCAACAAAACCGGCTGGACACCCTTGCATTACGCCGCCACCCATGGGCATCTGGAGGTGATGAACCTGTTGCTTGAAGAAAACGCATACATCGATGCAGGCTCACCCAATGGCAGCACACCGCTGATGATGGCCGCACGTTACGGCACGCCGGAGGCCGTCAAGTTGCTGCTGGAGGCTGGCGCAGACCCGTCATTGGTCAACGAGCTTGGCTTGAGCGCACTGGACTTCGCCACCCAGGCCAACCGCACAGATTCGGCACAGTTGCTCTCAAACTTCGTGCGCCGCAGTCAATCCAAGGGAACCTGGTGA
- a CDS encoding TatD family hydrolase: MFTDSHCHLNFPELVSNLPAILDAMSQAQVTRALCISTTLEEFANLHQLALQHKNLWATVGVHPDNEGVQEPSLDDLIRLGSLPRVVGIGETGLDYYRLNGRTLADMHWQRERFRLHICAARQLHKPLVIHTRSSSDDTLAILREEGEDGSAGCAGGVFHCFTEDWVVAKAALDLGFYISFSGILTFKSAQSIRDVAAKVPLDRLLIETDSPYLAPVPYRGKTNNPSYVPYVAQQLAQVCGVTTDEIARLTSRNFEQLFNGVITT, encoded by the coding sequence ATGTTCACGGATTCCCATTGCCATTTGAATTTCCCCGAGCTGGTGTCGAACCTGCCCGCCATCTTGGACGCCATGTCACAGGCCCAGGTGACGCGGGCGCTGTGTATCAGCACCACACTCGAAGAGTTTGCGAACTTGCACCAACTGGCGCTGCAACACAAAAACCTATGGGCAACCGTGGGTGTGCATCCGGACAACGAAGGTGTTCAGGAGCCCTCTCTGGACGACCTGATCCGCTTGGGCAGCTTGCCGCGCGTGGTGGGTATCGGGGAAACCGGGCTGGACTACTACCGACTGAACGGTCGCACGCTGGCCGACATGCACTGGCAACGTGAACGCTTTCGTCTGCACATCTGCGCCGCTCGCCAGTTGCACAAACCCCTGGTCATCCACACACGCAGCTCCTCCGATGACACGCTGGCCATCCTGCGAGAGGAGGGCGAAGACGGCTCGGCGGGCTGTGCCGGTGGTGTGTTTCACTGTTTTACCGAGGACTGGGTCGTGGCCAAGGCGGCGCTCGACCTGGGTTTTTACATCTCGTTTTCAGGCATCCTGACGTTCAAGAGTGCCCAGAGCATCCGTGACGTGGCAGCCAAGGTGCCACTGGACCGTTTGTTGATCGAGACCGACAGCCCCTATCTGGCCCCCGTGCCGTACCGCGGTAAAACCAACAACCCGTCTTATGTGCCGTATGTGGCGCAGCAGCTGGCACAGGTGTGTGGTGTCACCACGGACGAGATCGCCAGACTGACCAGCCGGAACTTCGAGCAACTCTTTAACGGGGTGATAACGACATGA
- the tmk gene encoding dTMP kinase: MTHHGLFITFEGIDGAGKSTHIDALARAFEAQGRVVTLTREPGGTPLAEKLRTLILNDPMDALTEALLVFAARRDHLQQRIEPALARGEVVISDRFTDATFAYQGGGRGYDWETLLNLERMIQTTQGPEGIFVRQPDVTLWFELDPEIAAQRLAGARVPDKFESQNAAFFKRVSDGYAQRLQADPQRFARINADQARDAVWQEVRQVMQHQGWLA; this comes from the coding sequence ATGACACATCACGGACTGTTCATCACTTTTGAAGGCATCGACGGCGCGGGCAAATCAACCCACATCGATGCCTTGGCACGCGCGTTTGAGGCGCAGGGCAGGGTGGTCACCCTGACACGTGAGCCCGGTGGCACACCGCTTGCCGAGAAACTGCGCACTCTGATCCTCAACGACCCCATGGACGCGTTGACCGAGGCGCTGCTGGTGTTTGCCGCCCGGCGCGACCATCTGCAACAACGCATCGAGCCCGCCCTGGCACGCGGCGAGGTGGTGATCAGCGACCGCTTCACCGACGCCACCTTCGCCTACCAGGGCGGTGGTCGCGGCTACGACTGGGAAACACTCCTGAATCTGGAGCGGATGATCCAGACTACACAAGGGCCAGAGGGTATTTTTGTGCGTCAACCCGATGTCACGCTGTGGTTTGAGCTGGACCCTGAGATTGCCGCCCAGCGCCTGGCCGGAGCCCGTGTGCCCGACAAGTTCGAGTCACAGAACGCCGCGTTTTTCAAACGTGTCAGCGATGGCTACGCCCAGCGCCTGCAGGCCGACCCGCAGCGTTTTGCCCGCATCAACGCCGACCAGGCGCGTGACGCCGTCTGGCAAGAAGTGCGGCAAGTGATGCAACACCAAGGCTGGCTGGCATGA
- a CDS encoding FMN-binding negative transcriptional regulator, with product MYVPPQFASTDPSHASELIRSYPFASLISVDDKGLPYITPLPLHLLEEEGRWLLLGHCARPNPHWRYLQARPQAVVSFMGPQAYMSPSVYPDLARVPTWSYLTVQCTVQARLIEHFDDKDRLLKHLIHEHDPAYAQQWRGLGEDFQHKMMAGMVAFELEVLDWQCKLKLNQHRPESHQALYSTYAAGTADQRVLADWMVRLGLVGAIREEA from the coding sequence ATGTATGTGCCACCGCAGTTCGCTTCCACCGACCCCTCGCATGCCAGCGAGCTGATCCGCAGCTACCCGTTCGCCAGCCTGATTTCGGTGGATGACAAGGGCCTGCCTTACATCACGCCGCTGCCGCTGCATTTGCTTGAAGAGGAGGGGCGTTGGCTGTTGCTCGGCCATTGCGCCAGACCCAACCCGCACTGGCGTTACCTGCAGGCACGCCCTCAAGCGGTGGTCAGCTTCATGGGGCCACAGGCCTACATGAGCCCGAGTGTCTACCCGGACCTCGCACGGGTGCCCACTTGGAGTTATCTGACCGTGCAGTGCACCGTTCAGGCGCGACTGATCGAGCACTTTGATGACAAGGACCGCTTGCTCAAACACCTGATCCATGAACACGACCCCGCTTACGCGCAGCAATGGCGCGGCTTGGGTGAGGACTTCCAGCACAAGATGATGGCAGGCATGGTGGCGTTTGAGCTGGAGGTGCTGGATTGGCAATGCAAGCTCAAACTCAACCAACACCGGCCTGAATCACACCAGGCACTCTACAGCACCTATGCCGCAGGCACGGCAGACCAGCGTGTGCTGGCGGACTGGATGGTGCGTCTGGGGCTGGTGGGTGCGATCCGGGAGGAAGCCTGA
- the mltG gene encoding endolytic transglycosylase MltG codes for MQRLIGFVVMVILGAAGLGVWWINQPLALRAPVVDLSIEPGTSARGVAQDAVDAGVATSPQLLYWWFRLSGESRQIKAGSYELQGEVSPRSLLSKLVRGEEALRAVTLVEGLSFKQFRQVLQKAEQLTQDTQGLGADVIMQKLERPGLAPEGRFYPDTYTYTKGSSDLAVLKRALHAMDKHLASAWQTRSSNSPLKSPDELLTLASIIEKETGLASDRPMIASVFTNRLRIGMMLQTDPTVIYGLGDKFDGNLRRRDLLADTPWNTYTRAGLPPTPIAMPGKAALLAAAQPATSKALYFVAKGDGSSQFSETLDAHNRAVAKYQLGR; via the coding sequence GTGCAGCGACTAATCGGTTTCGTAGTGATGGTGATTCTGGGCGCAGCAGGCCTGGGGGTGTGGTGGATCAACCAGCCGCTGGCCTTGCGCGCGCCGGTGGTGGACTTGTCGATCGAGCCCGGTACCAGTGCGCGTGGTGTTGCGCAAGACGCGGTCGACGCTGGTGTGGCCACCTCGCCGCAGCTGCTGTACTGGTGGTTTCGCCTGTCTGGTGAATCGCGCCAGATCAAGGCAGGCAGCTACGAGTTGCAGGGTGAAGTCAGCCCGCGCAGCCTGTTGTCCAAGCTGGTGCGTGGTGAAGAAGCCCTGCGTGCGGTGACCCTGGTCGAGGGCCTGAGCTTCAAACAATTCCGCCAAGTACTCCAGAAAGCAGAGCAGCTTACCCAGGATACACAAGGGCTAGGGGCTGATGTGATCATGCAGAAGCTGGAGCGTCCGGGTCTCGCGCCCGAGGGACGTTTTTACCCCGACACCTACACCTACACCAAGGGCAGCAGTGACCTGGCGGTGCTCAAGCGCGCGTTGCACGCGATGGACAAACACCTGGCGTCCGCTTGGCAAACCCGTTCGAGCAACTCACCGCTGAAAAGTCCGGACGAGTTGCTGACCTTGGCCAGCATCATCGAGAAAGAAACCGGCCTGGCCAGTGACCGGCCAATGATTGCCTCGGTCTTCACCAACCGCTTGCGCATCGGCATGATGCTGCAGACCGACCCCACCGTGATTTACGGTCTGGGTGACAAATTTGATGGCAACCTGCGCCGCCGTGACCTGCTGGCCGACACCCCCTGGAACACCTACACCCGCGCTGGCCTGCCACCCACACCGATTGCCATGCCCGGCAAAGCTGCGCTGTTGGCGGCCGCGCAACCCGCCACCAGCAAGGCGCTGTACTTTGTCGCCAAGGGCGACGGCAGCAGCCAGTTCAGCGAGACACTCGACGCGCACAACCGCGCGGTGGCCAAATACCAGCTTGGGCGTTGA
- a CDS encoding DNA polymerase III subunit delta', whose product MTSADQTTPSQTVAPWITAQLHSLLTQRGHAWLLAGPSGLGQYELAMALVRAWLCDQAGPAGACGVCASCHAINVHAHADLCVLCPETVLLDMGWPLGEKAQSEIDSKKRKPSKEIRVEAMRDAVEFAQRTSARGRGKAVLVFPAERMNVFTANALLKTLEEPVGDVKFVLATDAAHLLLPTIRSRCLGHTMVWPDHDTALRWLQAQGVPAPQAAVMLRASGGRPTDALLMAPVSDRWRLLPKAVLRGEVAVFKDWTPAQTVDALHKLCHDLLALKSGAQPRYFEVADLPTPGSWHSLSDWAKSLAQTRRTVEHPFNPGLMLEALVSQAQLALNSKP is encoded by the coding sequence ATGACGTCTGCAGACCAGACAACACCCAGTCAGACCGTGGCACCCTGGATCACGGCCCAGTTGCACAGCCTGCTGACACAGCGTGGCCACGCCTGGCTGCTGGCCGGTCCTTCGGGCCTGGGCCAGTACGAGCTGGCGATGGCCCTGGTGCGTGCCTGGCTGTGTGACCAAGCCGGGCCAGCTGGTGCCTGTGGCGTCTGCGCCAGCTGCCACGCCATCAATGTGCACGCCCATGCCGACCTCTGTGTGTTGTGCCCTGAGACCGTGCTGCTGGACATGGGCTGGCCCCTGGGAGAAAAAGCACAGTCCGAGATTGACAGCAAAAAACGCAAGCCCAGCAAGGAGATCCGCGTGGAGGCCATGCGCGACGCGGTGGAGTTTGCACAACGCACCAGCGCGCGTGGCCGGGGCAAGGCGGTGCTGGTGTTTCCGGCCGAACGCATGAACGTGTTCACCGCCAACGCCTTGCTCAAGACCTTGGAGGAGCCTGTCGGGGATGTGAAATTTGTGCTGGCCACCGACGCTGCCCACTTGCTGTTGCCCACCATCCGCAGCCGCTGCCTGGGCCACACCATGGTCTGGCCCGATCACGACACCGCCCTGCGCTGGCTGCAGGCCCAAGGTGTGCCTGCACCCCAGGCCGCCGTGATGTTGCGAGCCTCGGGTGGCCGACCGACCGACGCCTTGTTGATGGCGCCGGTGAGTGATCGCTGGCGACTGCTGCCCAAAGCGGTGTTGCGCGGCGAGGTGGCGGTGTTCAAGGACTGGACGCCAGCGCAGACGGTTGATGCGCTGCACAAGTTGTGCCACGACCTGCTGGCGCTCAAAAGTGGTGCCCAGCCACGTTATTTTGAGGTGGCTGACCTGCCCACACCGGGTTCCTGGCACAGCCTGAGCGACTGGGCCAAGTCGCTGGCACAAACGCGCCGCACGGTGGAGCATCCGTTTAACCCCGGGCTGATGTTGGAAGCACTGGTCAGCCAGGCGCAATTGGCTCTAAACTCCAAACCATGA
- a CDS encoding PilZ domain-containing protein, which yields MNATTTHAPGTPRPSVIQLAIKEKSALYAAYIPLFTEGGMFIPTTRDYVLGDAVYVLISLPDEPQRYPIAGKVAWVTPAKAAYNRTQGVGVRFPKDDNAQALKLKIEEILGAQLASDRQTQTI from the coding sequence ATGAACGCCACCACCACCCATGCCCCGGGCACACCACGTCCCAGTGTGATCCAGCTGGCCATCAAGGAAAAGTCTGCGCTGTATGCAGCCTACATTCCACTGTTCACCGAGGGCGGCATGTTCATTCCCACCACCCGCGACTATGTGTTGGGCGACGCGGTGTATGTGCTGATTTCCCTGCCTGACGAACCCCAGCGTTACCCGATTGCTGGCAAAGTCGCCTGGGTGACACCGGCCAAGGCGGCTTACAACCGCACCCAGGGCGTGGGTGTCCGCTTTCCCAAAGACGACAACGCACAAGCCCTCAAGCTCAAGATCGAAGAGATTTTGGGCGCGCAACTGGCCTCTGACCGCCAGACACAAACCATCTGA
- a CDS encoding VC1465 family Xer recombination activation factor, with the protein MNISQTEHAHRIYYDAKNVGPKRAKQMRATLGERFKILLADAGLTPEQAGKELHVTPRTIRYWISGKVLVPYAAFRLIRILRMYELPQPGWDGWRMHSGWLWSPEGFSFKPDDANWWYLLVRRAEGFTRQYNRANELQRALQRGADGVVAQPVATSNADAAGCAATSPTAAGGRAAQPPRLDLSLEHFGT; encoded by the coding sequence GTGAATATCTCTCAAACAGAACATGCACATCGTATCTACTACGATGCCAAGAATGTAGGCCCCAAGCGCGCCAAACAAATGCGCGCCACGCTGGGTGAGCGCTTCAAAATCCTGCTGGCTGATGCTGGCCTGACACCTGAGCAAGCCGGGAAAGAATTGCACGTCACACCCAGGACGATCAGGTACTGGATTTCCGGCAAGGTGCTGGTGCCATACGCCGCCTTCCGGCTGATCCGCATCCTGCGCATGTACGAGCTGCCGCAGCCCGGCTGGGACGGATGGCGCATGCACTCCGGTTGGCTGTGGTCGCCTGAGGGCTTCAGCTTCAAGCCTGATGACGCCAATTGGTGGTACCTGCTGGTGCGCCGGGCTGAAGGTTTCACGCGCCAATACAACCGAGCCAATGAGCTTCAACGCGCCCTCCAGCGTGGCGCGGATGGCGTGGTGGCGCAGCCGGTTGCGACCAGCAACGCGGACGCGGCCGGCTGCGCCGCCACGTCACCGACCGCCGCAGGCGGGCGGGCGGCGCAGCCGCCCCGCCTAGATTTATCTTTAGAACACTTTGGCACATAA